Proteins from a genomic interval of Canis lupus familiaris isolate Mischka breed German Shepherd chromosome 33, alternate assembly UU_Cfam_GSD_1.0, whole genome shotgun sequence:
- the SLC35A5 gene encoding probable UDP-sugar transporter protein SLC35A5: protein MESKCCGRPVFCSWSTMYTFLLGTVFIALSSSRILLVKYSANEENKYDYLPTTVNVCSELVKLVFCVLVSFWVVKKEDHQSRNLRCASWKEFCNFMKWSIPAFLYFLDNLIVFYVISYLQPAMAVIFSNFSIITTALLFRIVLKRHLSWIQWASLLILFLSIVALTAGTETSQHNLAGHGFHHDAFFSPSNSCLLFRSECPRKDNCTEKAWTFPEAKWNATAMVFSHIRLGLGHVLIIVQCFISSMANIYNEKILKEGNQLTESIFIQNSKLYFFGILFNGLTLGLQGSNRNQIKNCGVFYGHNVFSVALIFVTAFQGLSVAFILKFLDNMFHVLMAQVTTVIITTVSVLVFDFRPSLEFFLEAPSVLLSIFIYKASKPQGLEYAPRQERVRDLGGSLWERSSGDGEELERLTKPKSDIESDEDTF from the exons ATGGAAAGCAAGTGCTGTGGCCGCCCTGTGTTCTGCTCCTGGTCAACAATGTATACATTCCTGCTAGGCACCGTATTCATTGCCTTAAGTTCAAGTCGAATCCTACTGGTAAAATATTCGGCCAATGAAG AAAACAAGTATGATTATCTTCCAACTACCGTGAATGTGTGCTCAGAATTGGTGAAACTAGTTTTCTGTGTGCTTGTGTCATTCTGGGTTGTAAAGAAAG AAGATCATCAAAGTAGAAACTTGAGATGTGCTTCCTGGAAGGAATTCTGTAATTTCATGAAGTGGTCCATTCCCGcctttctttatttcctggatAATTTgattgtcttctatgtcatttcCTACCTTCAGCCT gCCATGGCTGTTATCTTCTCAAATTTTAGCATTATAACAACAGCTCTTCTATTCAGGATAGTGCTGAA GAGGCATCTAAGTTGGATACAATGGGCTTCCCTCCTGATTCTGTTCCTGTCCATTGTGGCTCTCACTGCTGGGACCGAAACGTCCCAGCATAACCTGGCAGGGCATGGATTTCATCACGATGCCTTCTTCAGCCCATCCAATTCCTGCCTTCTTTTCAGAAGTGAGTGTCCCAGAAAAGACAACTGCACGGAAAAGGCATGGACTTTTCCTGAAGCTAAGTGGAACGCCACAGCCATGGTTTTTAGCCACATCCGTCTCGGCTTGGGCCATGTGCTGATCATCGtccagtgttttatttcttcaatggCCAACATCTATAATGAAAAGATACTGAAGGAAGGGAACCAGCTCACCGAAAGCATCTTCATACAGAACAGCAAACTCTATTTCTTTGGCATCCTTTTTAATGGACTGACGCTGGGCCTTCAGGGCAGTAACCGTAATCAGATTAAGAACTGCGGGGTTTTCTATGGCCACAATGTGTTTTCAGTTGCTCTTATTTTTGTGACTGCATTCCAGGGCCTCTCCGTGGCTTTTATCCTGAAGTTCCTGGATAACATGTTCCATGTCTTGATGGCCCAGGTCACCACTGTCATCATCACAACAGTGTCTGTGCTGGTCTTTGACTTCAGGCCCTCCCTAGAATTTTTCTTAGAAGCTCCCTCAGTTCTTCTCTCCATATTTATTTACAAAGCCAGCAAGCCTCAAGGTCTGGAATATGCACCTAGGCAAGAAAGAGTCCGAGATCTAGGTGGCAGTCTTTGGGAGCGCTCCTCTGGG gATGGAGAAGAACTGGAGAGACTTACCAAACCGAAAAGTGACATTGAATCAGATGAAGATACTTTTTAA